CCCGGAGCTGCTGCGCTGCAGCCGGcggcggcgcccgggccccgccgaggccgggggcggcgcggcggccGTGGCGCGGCGCAACGAGCGCGAGCGCAACCGCGTGAAGCTGGTGAACCTGGGCTTCCAGGCGCTGCGGCAGCACGTGCCGCCCGGCGGCGCCAGCAGGAAGCTGAGCAAGGTGGAGACGCTGCGCTCCGCCGTCGAGTACATCCGCGCGCTGCAGCGCCTGCTGGCCGAGCACGACGCCCTGCGCGCCGCGCTGGCCGGGGGGCTgcgggccccgcccgcccccgccgcccgcgccgccgcctcgCCCCGCGGAGCCCCGGCGTCcccgggccgcggcggcggcTCCGAGCCCGGCTCCCCGCGCTCCGCCTACTCCTCGGACGACGGCGGCTGCGAGGGCGGGCTGAGCCCCGCCGCGCGCGAGCTGCTGGACTTCTCCAGCTGGCTGGGGGGCTGCTGAGGTAcccggggcccgcggggcggggcggggcgggcgcggccggGCCCCCCGGGAACGCAGCTCCCACTCCGCCCGCTCCCCCTCGGCCGCCGGACGCTTTTTCAAGTCCGAGCAAGATCGGGGCGTTTGTGTGTCGGGATTGCAAAACTTCCGGCCCCGGGCGGGCAGGCGGCCGGCGGGGGagagggcggcggggccgggagaGTCGGGgtacggcgggcgggcggggtgaCTTTGCATTGCAAATCGCCGGGGTGCTGGAACGAACCAGCGGGGCGCAGGCGAGTGCGTCCTGAGTCACCCGGGCTCGGCCGCCCCaggcgccgcgccccgccccgccgggccccaGACCGGAGCCCGGGGACCCACCGACCTCCCGGAGgggagccccgcgccccgggacgtgcgggccggggagccggggggggggcgcggcccgCATTATTAACTCGGTCTGTCTTTCCCCGCAGCCCTGGACAGCAgcggcccccgcgcccctcccccgggAGCCTGGGGCCGGGGGTGCCCGCCCTCGGAGTCCTCAGCGCCCTGGAACCGCAGCAGCTCCGCCCGCACTCCCGTCCCCTGAGACTTACCTCCCCAGAGAGGACTGTGCAAGGACACCAGCGTGGACTACCCGAGCTGCTCCGCGGACCCTAAGGAAACTAGGAAGACTTATTTTTGTACAGAAACTCCTTACGTGTGGAGCGCAATAAAGATGGTCGCTGTCCCCTCCCCGAGCCGGGCAGGGTGCCTGGTGGGACTCCCTTCCTCTGAAGCCCAGCGTGGGGCTGACTGAGGGGCGCCTGGGCCCCTCTGCTGAGCGGGCGTGTGTAGGGGGCAACCTTCTTTTACCAAAGACTAACTTTATAAAAGGTTGTTGACAACCGTGTGGCTCCAGGCAATGTCTCAGCTTCGGTCGTCTCTGTTTCCACGTTCGGCCCGGCacggctcgtgtgtgtgtgtgtgtgtgtgtgtgtgtgtgtgtgtgtgtgtgtaccacactCTCCGGTGGCCATTTCCCTGGGGTGCGGTGGGGGAGCACGGAACGGACAGGCGTGAGATTTGAGTGCAGCCATCGAAGCACGGGTAGAACCCAAAGCAGTCCGGGCACCTTGTAGGACCAGGGGCTTCCgcaggtgggggggggtaggggggggaggggggctcctccCCCGTTGGGAGACTGAAGCCGGGTGCGGGAAGGTGGGTGAGCGGCTGGCGCTGGGCTGGGCCCGTGGTCAGCCCGGCGTGCTGCTGGCTGTAGGTGCCGGTGGCTGAGGTgaggccccccccgcccctcccctgcaaGCTGGGAAGATCAGAATCTGCCCCCAGGGACCGGTGTCCCCAGCACCTCCCTCGGTGCCCCCAGCTCAGCCCGGGCAGGTTTTACACAGCCCCACCCTTGACCCTGGGCCTCGGCGACTTTGAAGCTCCTTTGCACCCTAAGTGCCCTTTTATTGCAGGGTGTGGGAGCGGCAGAGGGGATCCCCAGGCGGTGTTAGGGTGCTGTGGGCACCCCTTTCTTCGGCAGGGAGCAGTTGGGGTGCAGCCGTTGGAGCCCTAGGAGGTGGGAGTGGTTGGTGTCTGCACCACCTCACCTGGCGGCCCAAAGGGCTGTGCTGCTCTGAAAGCAGGCTGGCGGGGGGCCCCTTGCCAGGGGATCTGGGCGCTTAGACCTCTGCGCGtcgcggccccggcccggccaccCAGGCGCTGCTCCCGGCCGGGCTCCGCGTGCAGCCCGCGGCAGGGTCCAGGGTGGAACGGGGGTCTGAGGAGGACCAGGCCTCCGGGACCGGTGCCCGGGGAGCCCGCTTCGCCCGAGGGACGCACAGTGACAGCCCCTGTTCCGGGCCCTCACTCAGCACGGAGACCGGGGGCCTGAGCTCCCCGGAGCTGTGGGGACAGGCCTTTGCCCACTAGGGCCACAGGGTGGTGCTGGGCTGGAGGGGGTGGAAGTACTAGGGCACGGGAACGGACTGCCCTTCCCTCACAGGCACGGGGCTGGCACGGGCAGCGGGACTCTGCAAGTCTCTGTCCCACACCGCTGAGGTGCACTAGGACCCGAGTTCAGGGCCGTAGCACTGAATCgcccactctctctctcctctctctctcttctctctctctctctctcctctctcctctcctctctctctctctctctctctctcttccagtccCTGCAACTCAAGCCCCGGACAcactctctgagcctcttttcaTTTAGggctagtcttctaccacttgagccacagcaccacttccggctcttttctGAGTAacgtattggagataagagtctcacggacttccctgccctagctggcttccaaccacgatcctcagatctcagcctcctgactggactataggcgtgagccacctgtatcCGGCTCAtctttgtgtatgtggtgtgtgtgcgtgcgtgcgtgcgtgcgtggtgAGCTGGtagcagggcttgaacccagagtcgGGGCCAGTGTCAGCTTTTTcgtgagccgcagtgccacttgggcttctctgtggtcagtgggagataagagccccatGGACTTGTTCCAAAGCGATTCTGAGAGTTCAGAGGGAGCCAGCAGCAGCCAGCTGTGATTCTTTCTGGGCTGAACAGAAGCCCTGTCCTCACGGAGCCTGCTTTCTGCCCGAGTCACAATCTATTGGGGACGAGACTTGCTCATTCTGGCCAAGAGAGGCACCCCGGATCCAGGAGCTGCCGGAGGAACCGTGCCCCCTGCTCAGGTTCAGGGGTGTCAACAAGACCCTATCGGTCCACACTAgctgccctgccccccctcctctcTGAAGGGTTTCCCTTATCCCCGAGTGCCTCTGGAGGGAACCCCAATGCTGACGTTGACCCCTCCCCCAGCACACAGCCTTTCTGAAGTCCGATCACTAAGCACCCCGCTGATGCCACAGTTTGCGctgtggtttgggttttgttttctgttgttagtACAAAgtgaggactcagggcctggcttgtgtgagccacacccctatagtccttttttggttttattgtttAAATCAGGTCCCCCACCCCGCCATGGCCTGGGTAGTGGTCACCCTGGAATCTGGAACCCCCACACCCGGCTCACGGAttctggggggggggccaggggaTGTCTCCTTAATTTTCTGGCCTCTTCTTCACCTctgtcttttgagtagctgggattgtaagtgtgagacGGCCGTCTCACGGAGGGTTTTTAAGGTTGGATTTAGGGACTCACACGATCGGTCCCAGGTGGCCTctgaactcctgggacttgaactcaggtcccgggcactgcccctgagcttcttttgcgcgAGGCTAGCAGCTCTACCGCCTCAGCGTTTTcagtttctgtggtgctgaggaatcgaacccaggcttcctgCGTGCTAGGCACCTTGCCAGCCCAGCCTCTGAACTCTCATAAGCATTTCCCCCCAGTTTGCCGGTGACACGGGGTGTGCCCCGTCCTTCCCACAGGCTCTGATGTTCACAGCCAGCCTTTCCCTCCGTTTCCTGTCCTCCCAGGACTGCGTCCTGCCGGAAGACACCCGGGATGGTGAGCAGGCAACGAATCATCACAGCAGGGACCCTTGCAGACAGCGCCACTGAGGCAGCAGGTGAGTCACCCGGGCCCCCGCTGCTCTGGTGACAAGGTCCCGAGCTGTCATGCACACCGCGCTGGGAGAGCCTGAAGCCTGGGGGGGCTGGGATTCCAATCCAGGACGATTCGTGCGTTCGTTCCCCGTGGTGAGTGGCCACCTTCCAGGAAACATGGCTCGGAAGACATGCTGGGCTGGGCACCGGAAGCCCATTGCCCCGCCTGGCCCAGGGGCTCAGCCTGTCCCGGCTGTGTGGGGCCTGAGCCCCTGACCTTGCCCCTGCCTGGGGTTAGGAGCAGATATCCAGGCAGAAGGTGAGGGGATTGACCCAGAGCAGGGACTTAGGGCTGCTGGCCCCTGGGGATGGGGAGGACACGGCCGGCCTGAACCCTCTGGGTCCTGGCTAGGTGACCCTCCCCAAGGTCAGAAGCAGCTGACGGTGAGTCAAGCTTGGCCACCAGCAGGGCTCGAGGCCAGGGCCGGGGATGGCAGGGCCCGTGCCCCCCAGGGCTTTCTGCCGCGTGTGATCCGAGTCGTTCCGGTCTGTTGTCTGGTCTGCGTGTTGTCCCCTACAGAGCCTCCTGTGTTCTCCTGAGGTGAAATCACTTGGTTCTAAGGATGTCAGAGAAACAGCTTTGTAGCCGGGTGCTGgcggctcccacctgcaatccgagctactcagatggctgagatttgaggagcacagttcaaatccagccagggcgggaaagtccctgacattcttatctctgattaagaaaaagaaaggaaaaaaaaggctaaagtagagctgtggctcaagtggtagagtgctttccttgactATAAAAGCCCAGGAGCagtgacagtgtctaggccctaagttcaagctctaggacacaccacacacacacacacacacacacacacacacacacacacacgcccgctTTGTGTCTGAGGTCACGTGTCCGGGCTggcaggaggaggcggaggaggagcacCGCTGGGCCTCTGCCGGGTGACCCCAGCCCCCTGCCAATCACCTCATGGTCGTCTCTGCTGGCATCTTTACGTCCTTAGGAACGTGGGTGCCCTGGGGGCCGGTGCTCCCAGGGGGGGTTCCATCAAATGACAGTCAGGtgtacagccccccccccccgggggcacAGTGGGGATTCTGGAAGCCTCCTCGAGGTCAACCTCAGGACGCAGCTGTTTGTCCTGTGAACCAGCCCAGTGACCCCCTGGGCCCATCTGAGCCATGCCAAGCAGGCCCTTACCAAGGCCATCTTTTGGGGATCTCCTTCTGTGAGGGCAGCTCCCCGAAGGCctctcagaccccccccccccgacccaggCGTCTTCTCCAGGGGACTGTGGGTGACTAGCTGGGGCTTTGGCTTGTCAGCAGGCCCTTGGGAACCAGCCTCGGCGCTCAGCACACCCAGCAAACAACCTCTGTGCCAGCACCCTCTGTTCCCGTGTCCCTGGACGGCTGTGaggcccgggcaaaagaaaaaccCAGTGTACCCCCACGATGGAGCCCCCCACGAGCCGCAGAGGCCCGGAAGGCCTGTTCCTCAGCTGGGGGCCGTGGCGGGCCAGGCactgagaggaggagggagggtcagTGGAGGTCACCGCGTGACCTTGGAGGAGGGGGTGGCACgggcacttcccttctctctagACCTCCCCCTGCGTGCTGGGAGTGGGTGTCCTTCACCACAGGCTAAGCCACGAGTGGCGTGGTCTCAGGGCCACGCGGCCAGGGGCTGAGACCTCTGAACCCCAGAGCCCAAGAATCCTTTTCTTCCCCACGAGGCCATTCCTCTGGATTCGGTCCCAGCCATGAAGGCACAACACGCCTTCGGAGTCTTCCTCCAGTGCCGGAATCCTGACATTAAAAGTGCCAAAAGAGAACACGTTCTTCTTTTCCCATGCTTTGTGTCTTCttaaatttttgtcatttttatgttgctatCTCCAAGCAgttgttcaaagggatttcaaCTCAACATATCCATTCCATGCTTCATGTCTTGACTTTGGATATTTCTCACTTGCATTTCCAAGGCTGGttggttgaaaaaaaaatttatatatatatgtatatatatacaaacatacatacataatatatatatattggtgttggtactggggcttgaactcagggcctgggcactgtcccttagctttttcacacaaagttgatgctctaccacttcagccatatttctactccccccccacccttttcctcttctgctggttaattggaaagaagtctcatagacttttcttctaggGCCTGTTCACTGGGAGTGTGTGATCAGGTGACTGTTCACCGTGGGTgtgtgatcgggtgactgttcacTGTGGGGTAAGTGATCCGTGACTGTTCACTGTGGGGGgtgtgatcgggtgactgttcaACTGTGGGGgtgtgatcgggtgactgttcaccATGGTGTGTGATCAGGTGACTGCTCACCATGGGTGTGTGATCAGGCGACTGTTCACCATGGGTgtgtgatcgggtgactgttcacTGTGGGGTGTGTGACAGGTGACTGTTCACCGTGGGTGTGTGATCGGGTGGCTGTTCCCTGTGGGGTGTGTGATTGGGTGACTGTTCACCGTGGGTGTGTGATCGGGTGACTTCACTGTGGGGGTGTGTGATCCGTGATTGTTCACCGTGGGGGTGTGATCAGGTCACTGTTCACTGTGGGGGTGTGATTGAGTTACTTTTCACCGTGGGTgtgtgatcgggtgactgttcaccgtgggtgtgtgatcgggtgactgttcGCTGTGGGTgtgtgatcgggtgactgttcacTGTGGGGGTGTGATCAGGTGACTGTTCACCGTGGGGTGTGATCGTGTGACTGTTCACCGTGGGGgtgtgatcgggtgactgttcaccAGGTGGGTgtgtgatcgggtgactgttcacTGTGGGGgtgtgatcgggtgactgttcaccgtgggggtgtgatcgggtgactgttcaccgTGGGTGTGTGATCAGGTGACTTATCACCGTGGGGgtgtgatcgggtgactgttcaccATGGGTGTGTAATCGGGTGACTGTTCACTATGGGGgtgtgatcgggtgactgttcaccATGGTGTGTGATCGGGTGACTTTTCACCGTGGGTgtgtgatcgggtgactgttcaccgAGGGTGTGTGATCGGGTGATTGTTCACTGTGGGTGTGTAATGGGTGGCTGTTCC
This genomic stretch from Perognathus longimembris pacificus isolate PPM17 unplaced genomic scaffold, ASM2315922v1 HiC_scaffold_4658, whole genome shotgun sequence harbors:
- the Ascl2 gene encoding achaete-scute homolog 2, producing MDGGAPPRLGPAAPGVAARRRPASPELLRCSRRRRPGPAEAGGGAAAVARRNERERNRVKLVNLGFQALRQHVPPGGASRKLSKVETLRSAVEYIRALQRLLAEHDALRAALAGGLRAPPAPAARAAASPRGAPASPGRGGGSEPGSPRSAYSSDDGGCEGGLSPAARELLDFSSWLGGC